The following nucleotide sequence is from Zea mays cultivar B73 chromosome 1, Zm-B73-REFERENCE-NAM-5.0, whole genome shotgun sequence.
ACGAGGTAGGAACGTAGGTGGGCGCGGATATGAGGACGAGTGAGGTGGCGGCAGGCTCGGCTTCTCCGGGTCGGAGACGGCGAGGAGGGCGTACTCGGAGGCTATGATGCGTGCAGATCTTGGCGACGCGGAGGAGGGCGAGGAGGCGGAACATGGGAGGAGACGGCGTCGAGGCTAGGCACGAGGTACAGGATGTCGCGGGCGGGGGCAGGCGAGATCTACGGAGGCGGGGGCTGGGGCTGGAGAGCGAGGGGGCGGTGGCGGGGGTAGGAGAGCGTTGCTGCGGCTAACGACCCGCTCAGCATGCATGCGTAGGAAGGAGGCGGGGGCTCGCGCGGCGTGCGCGGAGGAAGAGGAATGCGGGGGTGGATTGCGCCGGCGGAGGCGCTGATTGCGGCGACGGGAGCTACGGACGCGGACGCGGGAGGAGGCAGAACATGGCGCACGCTGTGAACGCCTACGGTAGTGTCTTACGGTAGTGTCTTAAgaagtagtatagatatagattgtTCATGAGTTTTGGGTGTTTTGGGGAGCCAATACTATCAAGCACTAGACGTTCTTAAGGAACCACCAAGGAAACTAGGATCTACCTTGGCCATTACATCATTTTTTAGCTAGTTTCTGATCCCGAATGATGAGTTCTTTGTGTTTTGTATGCTCTTCACCACTCTAACGATCATCAGTTTAGGGATAACATTCCAAGGAATTTGGTTGGTTCTTCACATCAAATGTGTATATCTAATCACTCAACCACATGTAGTTTTTAGAGTCTTGCGCTTTCTGGCCGATTTTAGTATTTTTTGTAAGCTCTAGTTTATGGGATTCATGTGTTTTTTGTGTCCTAGAATGGTAGAGCCCTATACAttgtaatttgtaaaggcatcattAAAACTTACAAGATATACCTTGGTTGATTGAACATTTTTCTAGGCACATTCTAGTTCCGAAAGAATGAGTTCTTCGGATTTTCTACATTTGTGAGACGTTTTTTTTCTTTTGGGTTTGTGATTCCAATACTTTTTATTTGTTGTAACACATCAAATATGGCTATCTTAACACTCAACCGCCAAGATGTGACCAGCTTCAGTCCAACACTGCTAGCTCAACCTGGATCAAGAGCAAAATTCGGCACACCAAAGTCGCCTTCGCCAGGTACCATGTAACTGTAAACATCTACAGTTACCTTGAACAGGAGCAGCTACATCCTGGATCACTGAACTGCTGAACCAACTACTGCAGTACTGCTGCAGCCTGCAGTAGTTGAATTACTGGACCCAACTCTAAACTCCCAGTGCCTACTGGTTGCATAGAGCCGTAGTAAAACAAGCCCATATGTATTGATGGGCCATAGCCCATACAAGGCGTAACTACGCCATACCCTCAAAGGCCCAACCACCCCAGTTTGAGGCTTTTGGTTGGGGAATAAACCGTGGGCTCTCGCCCGCCTCTCGAGAGTCCGCTGGACGGAGCGGTGCGTTGCGCCTCCACGCCGCCCCTCTCCCCCGCTCGCTCACTTCGCCGCCCACCACGCCCATGGCCGCCGCAGCCGCCACCGCGCCCTAGGCATCGAGCGAGGCCAGATGCTCTCCCTGGGCGCCCTCCGCAAGCTCTGCGCAGCCTTTGACGCCGTCGCGCTCACCGTCATCGCTGCGGGGCTCTCGCGCCCGCCCTCGGGCCGCCACCCTTTCTCCTCCGCGCACGCGCACTCCTCGCACCCCGCTGACTTCCCCACCATCGCCGCCTGCCGCGCCGCGATATCCGCCTCCAAGGGTGACCGCCGCCGCCGACCCGGCGTCGGCCAGCCCTCCTCCTCCCCTTCCCCCTCTCTCGCAGCCGCTGCAGCCAaggaggagcaggagcagccggtgCTGGTAAGGATCAAGCACGAGCGGGACCCGGAGCGGCTGTACCAGCTGTTCAGGGCCAATGCGCACAACCGCCTCCTGGTGGAGAACCGCTTCGCGTTCGAGGACGCGGTGGCGCGCCTGGCGGGTGCTCGTCGGAATGACCTCGTCGAGGAGATCCTCGAGCAGCACAAGGCGCTGCCCCAGGGGAGGCGGGAAGGGTTCGTGGTCAGGATCATCGGCCTGTACGGGAAGGCCGGGATGCCAGGCCACGCGCTACGGACTTTCCAGGAGATGGGGATGTACGGGTGCCCGCGCACCGCAAAGTCGCTCAATGCCACCATGAAGGTCCTGCTGCGGGCACGGATGTTTGATGAGGCTCTGTCGCTGTTTGAGGAGGGGCCAGAGAAGTACGACGTCGAGGTGGATGACATCTCGTGTAACACGGTGGTGAAGATGTTCTGCGACATGGGGGACTTGCGTGCGGCGTACCAGGTCATGCAGGGGATGGAGAGGGCTGGTGTGCGGCCGGATGTCATCACGTACACGACGCTCATGGCTGCTTTCTATAAGTGTGGCCGACGCGAGGTTGGGGATGGTTTGTGGAATCTCATGAGGCTGAGGGGTTGTGTGCCGACACTTGCTACCTACAATGTGAGGATCCAGTTCCTGGTTAACAGGGGAAGGGGGTGGCAGGCAAATGAGTTGGCACGGAAAATGTATGTGGCGGGGATCAAACCAGATGAGATCACATACAATCTAATTATCAAGGGTTTCTTCATGATGGGTGAGCATGAGATGGCCAAGACGGTCTTTGGCGCGATGCACGGGAGGGGATGCAAGCCAAACAGTAAGGTTTACCAGACAATGGTCCATTACCTCTGTGAGAGAAGGGACTTTGATTTGGCATTCAGGTTGTGCAAGGATAGCATGGAGAAAAATTGGTTTCCGAGTGTCGATACTATTAACCAACTGTTGAAAGGCCTCATGGCTATCTCAAAGGATAGGAATGGGAAAGAGATAATGAAGTTGGTTACTGGGAGAAAACCTTCGTATTCAGATGGTGAAATGAGGGTCTTCAAAGATATATTATCTCATAGGAAGACTGGAAGATAAGTTGATGTCTGGATAGGAAATTTGCTGTAAATCCACCACTTGTAACTGTAAGGCTGTTGTTGACATTCTTTTATCACTCCGTTTTCATAGTCAAGTTGAAATGGGGTTGATCCAAGGGTTTTGAATATTGAATCATCCTGTCGGGCAACAGTTTTACAGCTCCTTAAAATAAGTTAGTGTAAGTTATAGGAATTCCGTACCTGTAGCAGAAGTATCATGATTCATGAATGACACCATGACAAGGACTTTGAGAGCTGGAGGTTCTGTTTTATACTTTCGTTGGCTAATGTTGGATTTTTATAGAAAGTTGTGATCGTAATAATTCAACATAACTACATAAGAATGTGATGTTGGCACATTCATTGGGAAAACTTATGAGAGTCAGTGGTGTCCGCAAGTGTTTAGGATAGAGTTTGTTCAGGAGTTGTATCAGTTCAGCCATGGTTTGTTCAATTGAGTCAAGGGTCCAGAGTTTGTTCTATgcttttagttggagaaaaaaaaGTGTTTGTTATTTGGTTCCACCTACTTAACATGAGTGGTGTTCCAGTTGTAATTAAGAAGAAATAAAGTTGATTCCATCTAAAGATGTTGTTCAGAGCCCCCTTACGAAGGCAGGTACACCATCTTCATCTTTGGTACAGTTTGCAAAACTATGTTGGGGGAAATCTGATCTTAttattgttttttttttctttttccgttTATGCCATCCCACCAAGATAGAATTGTCTGCTTGTTAAGAACAAGAAATATTTTAATTGTCTGAGTTATTGTATCCTAAGGTTGACGATTCTTTTGATATTGGTGAGAACTCAAAGGAAACAAACCAAAACAAAATCAACTGAATTTTTTACTTTTTTTGTTTGAGCCAGATGATAGTTACACAGCTTTTAATTGTCCCTGAGGATGCTTGATATTGGCCTACTGCAGCAAGTCTGGCTCGGAACTTCCTGAGATACTTTGAGCCACCGCTGTTTGGAGGGCTGCGGTGGCTTGGCGTCGGCAAGAATGTGGCTCAACGTCGTGGCTGCAGCCCGACAGTCGCGGACGTTCTGGAGCGAAAACCAGGATTAACCATCTGCTGCAACGCCAACGCCTGGGACATGGGCTGCAGGAACAAGTGCCATCCAGACATTCGCTTTCCTTTCCTCAGTAAGTGGACATTCAGAAAGTAGATGTGCCGGATCTAACCCATCCATCTGTGGTGGCGTCTGCTGACTTTGGTTGCACTAAAAGTTTTCTTCAGGACTTGTTACTGCCATTTGAGTTGATACTGTGATGCCCAATTTTTCTTTTGATTAAACACGTACTATTCGTGATCTATGGTTCCTTGTGCCACAACGGGATTCTGTGGTACCCTTTTGTTTTCTTATTTTGACAATGGTAATTTATGCAGCAAGCCGTCAGTAGGAGCAAGCAGTGGCCCTTTTGTTTGAGCTTTTTTCAGCTTTTGACCACTAAAAGTTGTTGCAAGTTGCTGCGGACTGCTAAACCCTCTAGTTTTTCGGACCGCTTCTATAAGAATCGTTTTGATAAAACCTGTCTAAAATCAATATGAACACTAAATCGGTCGAGTCATTCCGATAGTAGGAATCTATCGTTTTCTAGATACTGAATCTTTTGGACCACTTCATATTTCTCTATGTAATCTTCACGATACTCAGTTTTTTTTCACAACTAGATTATCTCCACAACCAGATTATTATCTCCACAACCAGATTCTTAGAAAAGCTGGTAAAAAAACCAGATTCTTAGAAAAGCTGGTAAAAAAACCGAACCTGCATCATCTAATATTTACAAAATATATAACTCTACCAATATGATCGGGTCAGCTGCGTTCTGCCGTGCTCTCATCGCACATAACATCACATCTAGCAGCACAACAAATGATTTCTTAGTTTTGCTAACCGTGAGCGTGACGAAACCAGCACCAATATCACCTATTAAGACTCAAATCGAATAAAGCCTTGCTCGGCTGGATCGAAAAGGATTGAGGTCCCGTTTGACAGATTAGGATCTAAACCAGATCCAGCCAAggattaaggccttgttcgtttttgCCGGATCGATGGGTCGAAACTATTCCTagccggattacttctctaatttatatagactttgattagctggaacgattccaggtacaatccga
It contains:
- the LOC100383318 gene encoding Pentatricopeptide repeat-containing protein At1g80150, mitochondrial-like encodes the protein MLSLGALRKLCAAFDAVALTVIAAGLSRPPSGRHPFSSAHAHSSHPADFPTIAACRAAISASKGDRRRRPGVGQPSSSPSPSLAAAAAKEEQEQPVLVRIKHERDPERLYQLFRANAHNRLLVENRFAFEDAVARLAGARRNDLVEEILEQHKALPQGRREGFVVRIIGLYGKAGMPGHALRTFQEMGMYGCPRTAKSLNATMKVLLRARMFDEALSLFEEGPEKYDVEVDDISCNTVVKMFCDMGDLRAAYQVMQGMERAGVRPDVITYTTLMAAFYKCGRREVGDGLWNLMRLRGCVPTLATYNVRIQFLVNRGRGWQANELARKMYVAGIKPDEITYNLIIKGFFMMGEHEMAKTVFGAMHGRGCKPNSKVYQTMVHYLCERRDFDLAFRLCKDSMEKNWFPSVDTINQLLKGLMAISKDRNGKEIMKLVTGRKPSYSDGEMRVFKDILSHRKTGR